cccccttttaaagatgaattaactgtgaaacagagaagttaagtgacttgcccaagatcacacagtagacaagtgggggagccggaattagaacccacgacctctgactcccaagcccatgctctttccactaagccatgctgcttctaatagatggatgagacacagttcctgtcccatgtggggcttagagtagcagcatggcctattggatagagcacgggcctgggagtcagaagctcatgggctttaatcccagctctgcctcatgtctgctgcgggccttgggcatatcattttatttctctgggcctcagttccctcatctgtaaaatggggattaagggtgtgagcccttggtgggatggggactgtgactaaTCCAACtaccttgtaacttccccagtgcttaaaacagtgctttgcacatagtaagcacttaacaagtaccataattatcattattaagaagttgggagaatgggcattgaattccAATTTTGAAGTTTGCAGttcaggaaattgaggcacagagaagtccagtgactatccctaggtcacacagaagatgagcaCCAGAACCACTTCAATAATTTCAATATTAACTTTAGCTTCATTCACTGTCAGCCCATCTTTGAAGGCGGTCCAAGGTGACTGACAAAATAGTAggaaaccttttttttaatgcttgaaGTAATGGCTTTGAGTCATTTTGGGAAGATTTTAGGTACATCCAGGACTCTGGGAAAGAACATAAAATATCAACACGCTACTGTGAATGAGGTGCAGTAAAGCCTAATGCTAATTGTGCGATTCataaaatcctatttattgagtgcttactctgtgcagggcactgtaccaagtgcttggaaagtataattcagcaacagctagagacaatccctacgcagaaactggctcacaatctagaagatctGAGGTAGATCCTCAAGACAGTATCTAAAACTGAATTTGGCAAAAGGCCACAAGAGAACTGGTTTATTCTGCTCTGGAGTGTCCCATTGTGAGCAATAATGTTGGTTAGCTTCCAGGATCCAGTCTCCAGGGTCCCAAAGTGAAACATCAAAACGGCTGCATTTTCCAGAAGAGCAGTATTCCAAAGCAGATAACTGACTGAATGTTTTCCTCTCCACTGTCAGGTAGAACCCATTCAGATTTTTGTGTTTCAAGCAATGGGAATAAATGTGACTTTCCCATGACGAGATGATCCTTTAATTCTTGTCTCCAGGTAGGTGGAGTGGAATCTTTGAACCTGGGACCACTGGGTTACTCTTCCTTTTTGTGCCTGAACTCACCCtggctccttcttccttctggttAGTGGGGGAGATAAAGTGGGGTGAGTATGTAAGTGACATTGTCTCCGTGGAGAAGCCATTAGGgtcggtggatagagcaagggcctgggaatcagaaggacctgggttctaatctggttccACCATGTGTCcacttgtgacctcgggcaagtcacttaacttcgctgcacctcagtaacctcatctgtaaaatggaggtatacactgtgagtcccatgtggaccatggactgtgtccaacctgatttgcttctattcattcaatcgtatttactgagcgcttactgtgtgtagagcactgtatcaagttcttggatagtacaatagagcaataaagagaggcaatctggAACTGGTGAGGAGGGACacacagaccacaaaacaagtaaatgggcatcaatataaacagaatataaaatataaatagaatatatattatatgtacataagtgttgtggggcggagagatgggggaagaacaaaggcagtgagtctaggtgatgcagaagggagggggagctgaggaacaggggacttagtctgggaaggcctcttggaggaggcgtgccttcagtagggcttagaaggggggaagaatggtTGGTTGATTTGAAGACGGAGGGCATATCAGGCCAGAGGtatgatgtgggccagggatcggcaaCGACAGCGGCGAAATcaagcacagcgagaaggttagcatctgaGGAGTGGCGTGTGGGGgttgggatgcagaaggagagaagggaggtgaggtaggaggaggcaaggtgatggagatctctgaagccaatagtgaggaggctttgtttaatatggaggttgataggcaatcactggagatttgtgaggaagagggtgacataccctgaacgtttctgtagaaagataatctgggcagcagaggggggagaggcaggagattgggaggacggaaaggaggctgatgcagtaatccagtcgggataggatgagtgattgtattatctTGGTAGTgtcatctaacccagcactcctaagtgggcatatagtaagtgcttaataaataccatttaaaaaaaaatctgatgacTGAAAAGAAAGCCTCCATATTGATGAAGGAGTATGGtaccatttttttcttctgaacTATGTTTTATTCAGAGTCTCCTGTTGAGCTACAGGGCCTCAAAGACAAATGCTGAACAGAATTCATGACTGACCAAGAGTAAATCCCAAATTACAGTGTCACCTGACCCACCATTTCAAGTAGGCCCAaatgttttttgtggtatttgttaagtgcttactgtatgtcaggcactaagtgctgaggtaaatacaacttTATCATGTTGGAaacatgtgtatgtgtatatatctataattctatttatattaatgctattgatagctgtctacttgtttcattgtttgtctcccctccttctagactgtgagcccattgttgggtcaggattgtctctatttgttgccaaattgtactttccaagagcttagtacagtgctctgcacacagtaagcacccaataagtacgattgattgaattaatgaatgaatgaatgaaatagaccctgaccccgtggggctcacagtctaaattggagggaggaggatttaatccccattttccagctcagGTAAgagagccaaagagaagttaaatgatttatgcAAGGTTGCATATTGTCCTTTCAATTTGAAATGGCTCTCTGAAATGCACTTTGCAttttgcctgctaattctatggGAAAAGTTGAAAGTAGAAGTGACTTTGTAAAATTTTAGTCATTAGAGTAAACCCTTAAGAGATTTTTCCCTCTGGGATTGAGCCCCTGGGAAAATACTCAGGATTGAGGAAAATATACATCTGATGAGATTTCTCAGAAGGCAGGTTGTCTGAAATAATTACCTCCTATCACTGCTTTACTATGGTTAAAACATCTTGTAATCTTCCATATTGTTGGGTTTAATTTCCCCATCTGTTCAGGAAATAAATATCTGTTTACTGGGAAAGGATGGAAGAAGATTCTTTCTTGAAACTACACCTCCTCTAATTTTCTTTTCTGTTACTTTCAGGTGCCTTCAAAACCATGGGTTTCTTACTTCTACTCAGGGCATCGAAACCCCTGATAATCGTATTTAggtgataagaagcagcatggcatagtggatagcgcagtggcttggcagtcagaaggtcgtgggttctaatcccagttcagccacttctctgctatgtgaccttgggcagggcacttcacttctctgcgcctaatttcctcatttggaaaatgcggattgagactgtgaccctcacatgggacagggtctctgtccaactccatttccttgtctctaccccactgtttagtaaagtgcctggcaaacagtaagcaatcaacaaataccatccttattattctaTGCCTCAAGAGTAGTATGTCAAATATCATTTTCACCTTCTCTTCCTAGGAAAGGATAAGAAGCAATTCTTGGGTCATCCATCCCTGAAGAATGAATCAATGACTTGGTTCACCCGCTTTCAAGTGCAccagggaaatggagaagggaaattGCACTATGGTGACTGAATTCATTCTCCTAGGATTCTCGGATCACCCTGAACTGCAGCTCTTCTTCTTCCTGCTATTCCTAGTCATGTATGGCATCACGGTGGTGTGGAATCTGGGGATTATTGTTCTGATCAAGATCAGCTCCCAACTTCATACACCCATGTACTTTTTCCTCAGTCATCTGTCCTTTGTGGATCTCTGCTATTCCACCACTATCGTGCCCAAGATGTTGACCAACATCGTAACACAGAGCCACACCATTTCCTACCCAGGATGTTTGGTACAGTTCTACTTGTTCTGCACTTGTGTGGTCACTGAGGTCATCTTGCTGGCACTGATGGCTTATGATCGCTTTGTGGCCATATGTTACCCATTGCAATATATGGTCACCATGTCCCCAAACCTCTGCATCCAGCTGGTGACTGGTTCATACATTTGTGGCATGGTATGTTCCACAATTCACACGTGCTTAGCCCTTAAGGTGTCTTCCTTCCAATCTAAAAATGTGAACCACTTTTTCTGTGACCTACCCCCCCTCCTATCATTGTCCTGCTCTGAAGTAAGCCTGAACAAGCTCTTACTGCTCACAGTGGCCAGCTTTAATGAGATCGGTACTATTTTGATCATTTTTATCTCTTATGGGTTCATCCTCATCACCATCCTGAGAATCCATTCTGCTGAGGGCAGGCGCCGAGccttctccacctgtgcctctcacTTCACCGCCATCGCCGTCTTCCATGGAACCATTCTCTTCATCTACTGCCAACCCGGTACCGGCAAGAACATGGACATAGACAAAGTGGCCGCTGTGTTCTACACCGTTGTGATCCCCATGCTGAACCCCCTGATATACAGCCTGAGGAACAAAGATGTGAAACATGCTTTGAGGAAGTGGATTGGACCAAAAATTCTTTCTTAGTGAGGGCAAGGTGTCTGTGGTTCCAGAAAGCTAACCACCATAGGCCCTTTGAAAGATCAACCATCGATGAAAAGCTCTGGTCTTCGGCTAATCAGGCCACACCCAGTTGATCGATCAAAAGCATTTACTGATCACCTCCtggatgtagagcactctactaagggacTGGACGAGTGCCATAGAGGTAAAGGATGCATTCCCCCTTCTTTTGATATTTCTTAAAAATTTGTCTTGTCTCATGTCGTCATCATAGCAACacccccacatctctcccagcaatCATTCCGGttgtgtatccatacagttttcttggtaaaaatctggaagtggtttaccattgcttccttctgggcagtaaacttgagtctatacccttgactctctcctgtgccactgctgcccagcatgggtgagttttgacttgtagcagattgccttccactcgctagtcactgcctaagctaggaatggactctccctcctgtagtagagactggtagagtactggaaactttccatctGTGACCCTGATAAGGGgttaagcatgtattatgtgtcaaacactgttctaagcactgagatgtgtATAGGTTAATTAAAAAAGACATAGacctggcccaaatggggctcacagactgagtaggagggagtacaggtatcctcattttacagttgaggaaactgaggtgcagacaagtattgtgatttgcccaaggtcatacttcaagcagttggcagagctgggcaggggTGGTGTGAATACAAAGGGAGGcataaggaagggaaaataggagagGAAGAGTAATCATAAAACTGCTGGAGAGAGTGACATTTGGATCTTAAGACCTGATGTGGCCACTAATTATGGTCTGGTGATCAACTAAAACTTCAGAGAGCCTCTGCTGATTATCAAGAAAGGAAAAGCAACAGATGACTTTGATCTCTAGCTCAAGTTCACTATTCTCTCCACATTTATTTAGTCCCCCTTTCTAATGCTTTTCTCAgcattctcctctgctccccactgTAGACAGAGAAATTGATCAAAATTGCCTGGATGTGATTACAAGAGCCATTCCATCAGAAAGACCTTTATTTGGGGATAAAGAGAAACCAGTTAATATTGCTAAAACAGATTTATAAGGTTTTGTTGAAAGTCTCCATCTACGCTATGGAATTAATCCCAAATAAATGCACATATAGAGTTAGGTCTAaataatgaactcacagtctctaCCTGACATTATGCCACACACTCACGCAGCAGAATATATTACCTATGGCAATAGGAAATTGCCTCTCACCCTTGGcattcttttctcctactcctcatTCATGCTATTTCCcagactggaatgccctccccaacACCTAACCttagatctccccatcttcaaagcccactaAAATTCCAATTCCTCCAAGAAATATTCATAATTACTTCCTAAGACCCCAGTGTGTCTGCTCAATACACAGCCTTAGCCCATGTGTATTTTATTCCTACCCTCAGCGTTCATGTATATGTAGAATTACATTTATGGATTTATCtatattcattaaacatttagagaaggaaagagtatcagtctgcaagtcagaagacctgggttctaattccatctccgttTCTGCTGTGTATGGCTTAGGCAAAGCATTTGAATTCTCtttgcatcagttttctcatctgaaaaacaagTCTTATTCTTCCACatcgcttagactatgagcctcaaatGGGGCAGCTAAGTGTGTCacctgattattctatatcttccctagtgcttggaatacagcaagcacttagaatataccattattattatcgttattattatcctaaacatagcagctggattactgcatcccAGTTAGGCTcctatatcagcctctttgctagtctccctgcctccagcttctccacacttcagtctatatttcacactATCATCATCTAACAGCTTCATTCGACCCTCCACCACTTTAAAGTTTCAGTGATTACACTCCTTCTTCTGTATGAAGGAGAACCTcatttccactggctttaaagctagattcccccactagattacaagatccttgaagtcagggatgaggtctacaaattctattctactctcctgaCTGctcaacactgctctgcacagtcaataaatgctactggctGAAATGTTCTCAACCAGCTACTCTGTAAAAGAAGGTTATCTTCGCTTGCTCTTCCCAACTCTCACTCTTCATTCCAACCAAGGTTATCAGCTGACTATTCATATATTCATCTCTCTCAACTCCCACATAAGACCCCagttcatgctgctttccagtctTGAACTCACTTTCcctccaaatctgccagaccacagctctaccTTTCTTTCAAGTCCTCctagaatcccatctctgccaggaagctttccctgattaattcaaaaAGGCCAATTGCATCAAACCACTCAACCACTCCCCATTATGCTTCTGGTAGAAAATCAGCTTACTTGATACATTGTCTTCCCCCCCACTTGGCCCTAGCTGTAATTGATTTGATTTACTCTATAAAATTTATGTTAATGGTGTAATAACATATTGTTTTATATTGATGTTAATGCACTCTTTGCCGTGCCACTAAAACCAGCTATGAATTATAGAAATAAAGGTGAATCTTTGACTGACTGTCCTCAATTTTGAGTAGCAAAGAAAATTAGCATGAAAACATCTTCCAGGTTATCTCTGGCTCAGTTTTACATGAGTAGGGGGACTCCCAGATAAACTCAGGAATTTTCCTAGCTGTCCAGTAAGAGAGGCTAGGCTTATTTAGGAATTTGCCATAAAGCAATGGTATTAACCTAGTGttcactgtgtggagaacactgcactaagtggttgggagagtacaacgcaacagagttggtagacatgttctctgcccaccaggcacTTACAGGATAGAGATGAGGATGGAGAACAAATTGTTGGCAATAACAAGGGATGGACATCATGTCCTCCATCCAGTATCACGGGATCCAGGCAATGTCCAAGAGGATCAAATTATTCTTTAGCAGTTGCTTGGGACTTTCTCTCCTGGAATCCCTCAGTTAAATAGCCCTAGGGTTCACAAGAGAAATAATAGAGCTCTCCAAGATCATAACTGTGTTCTACTTAAGGCTTATTTTCCCCAGACCATTCTaaattagttaatcaatcaagtgtatttattgagcacttactacgtgcagggcattgtacttaatgcttgggagagtacaacacaacaatataaagggcacattctctgctcacaatgaactcacagtctagaggggagacagatattaatacaaatacataaattatagttatgtacataaaggaagcagcatggcatagtagataaagcataggcctgggagtcagaaggtcatggattctaatcccagttctgccacttgtctgctgtgtggccttgagtgaatcacttctctgtgcctcatttacctcatatttgaaatgaggattaagactatgagtctcaggtgggacagggactctgtccaactcaatttgcttgtatccactccagcacttagtacagtacctggcacatagtaagcacttgacaaataacaaATACATAGGTCCTCTGggccagaggggtgggggggatggtgaataaagggagtaagtcagggtgacacagaagggagtgggaaaaaaggaaatgagggattagtcagggaaggtctcttggaggagatgtgccttcaataaagctttgaagggggagagaataattgtctctcggttatgaaaagggagggtattccagagcagaggcaggatctgggcaagaggtcaggggtgacatagacaagatctaggcacagtgagtgggttggcattagaggagtgaagcgtgcaggctagattgtagtaggagagtagccggcTGAGGTAGGAGCCACCTTCCGGCTTGTCTAGCCAAGGGTCTATTAGGCATCATCCTTTGTCTTTCATATCCCAttgtttcctttccaaaatcctacttCTCCATTTAAAGAGACTATCTTTTGTGATCATTGGCTCTGTTGTTCTCAGTCTTCATAGCTCAACCTCCACCATGTTGCCTAGACATTTGGAGCTGTCTTCTATCTACAACAAACTCATTTCTAAAGGGATATGAGGTCCTTCCTCCTCGCCTTTTACCCTGTACTGCTGAGGCATTCTTTTTAGTGGTGTCTCCTGATTGCTCTTTCCCTGTCTTAATCCACCCCAGCAAAAACCTTGGATAGACTAGAGACCTTAAAAACCTAAAGAAACCAAAGGTGATCTCTCCTATACCAGGCATGATTAATTCTACTCTTCACAACTAGATGTGGGGGAAAAGTGGTATAATGGGTCATGGGAAAATGGACGAATCTGTTGAGGAACAGAGTGGTGATGTTGAGCTGCCACTGGTAAGGAAATTTTCATTCTTAAGATAATCCTTCTGTCTTATAAGGAAAAGCAGCAAATTGCACAGATAATCGTACCTTAAAACAGGAGTCCCCCTGAAAAACATGTGAAATTAACTCCCTCAAATCGACTCATGAACTCACCATGAGGACTAAACATGCATTAGAGTTGGCCCCAGAGTTGGTGGTTGCAGAGAGCTGGTGACATCTATGAACTGCCTGCCCGTTCTGCTTTCCCTTAGTAAGGGTTCTGGAACAGTCACTCCACTTTCCGACCACTTCGATCTCAGGAACATTGGACATACTTTGAATCCTAGGGTAGGAGGAGACTTTCCTCCCACTTTGACCCACAGTACCTTCTCTATCATAAATAGGTAGGAAACTTCAGGCAAGCAATTTCCCCAACACTTGTCCCTTTTGTTCTGCTGGATGTAGTCGTTTGTGTGTCCACCTGGGAGAGCAGAGGATTTAGTGTCCTTTACTACAGGGAGATTTTTTCCTGGCCTTACATGCATTTCACTACCCAAACCTTAGCCAGGAAAGGGAGATAAAAGGATGTTTGGAAACCATTTAAGTCtcagaggaagaataaagggtCTGTTCTGCCCTTACCAATAAGATTCAGGTTAGAGTTAGAGGCCCCTGGACCTTGAAATAGGTCCCTAGGGTTTGGACCTTTATTATCACCACCACTCAGCTCAAGATCCCTTGAGAATCCAGTGTGATTCCATATTCCCAAAGGGGAAAGGTTATTTCCAGAGATGCAATGGCCTGGTAGCTCTCCTGGTCCAATTTGAATCCCCAAGCCCACAGAACCAAAGCCTAAATAGCCCTGACAAGGCCCATTGACCAAGAGGTCTACTGGACATGGCCCAGGACTTTACAAAGAATCGATGattattcgttcagtagtatatattgagcgtttactatgtgcagagcattgtactaagcgcttggaatgtacaagtcagcaacagatagagacagtccctgcccattgacgggcttacagtctaatcatgattTAGTATACTTCCATCACAAACTCAGAAAACTGAATGAAATTGGATGCAATCATTCAGAACAGGAGCATTTGCAAAATTCAGAACAGGAATTATCCTTAAGCGTTTTCAATAATAAGATGATATGATGTTGCAAGGGTAATTATGTATGCTCCCTTGAATTAACTTTTACTATCCCAAGAACCATTCAAGACATTCTGTGGAATCCTCCtctgttcagtgctcttcacatagtaagtgctcaataaataccattaatgctgTTGGTTTTTTCTGTCATAAATATTACAATGGAGCAATTAAAAagcatttttattaccccattgaaaatattttcacattTGGCCATTTTATGTCagacctaattagcctgtatctatccgaatgcatagaatagtgtttggcacatagtaagcgcttaacaaatgcaacagttaCTATTAGttccagtacctagaacagtgcctggcacatagtgagcacttaacaaatgcaacagttaCTATTagttccagtacttagaacagtgcttggcacatagtaaccacttaacaaataccataataataattactattattgtactatttgttaagtgatatTTGAAAATTACCATATTTCTCAACAAAGCTTAATCACCAATGGCCGTACAATCGTGGATATAATGAGCTATTATTTGAAAGATTATTTTCAATtctattaacaaataaatacactTAAGGGAAGACAAAAAGAGTTACTTCATTGTTTATGAAAGGGAGATTGATTTAGGAATCTTAAACCCATGTATATTTTTAACGTTCAATCAATATGAAGTTGTTAACTCAGAATTTCCTTTGACGAAGAAGTCAAAGTCTTCTGGCACAATGTTCTCCTCAAGGCCTCTTTCACTTCACTGTTCCGCAGGCTGTAGATCAGAGGGTTCAACAGGGGAGTCAGGAGAATATATGAGAGTGTCAGCAGTTTCTTGCTTTCCGCTGAATAGCCAGTTTTGGGCCGCAGATAGGTTAGAATAGCGGCACCGTAGAACAGAGTGACCACAGTGAGATGGGAGGAACAAGTAGAAAaggctttcttccttccttcagcaGAAGACATCTTCAGGATGGTGGAAATGATGTGGACATAGGAGAGCAGAATGAGAAAGAATGGGACCATAATGACCAAAATGGTACCCATCAGCGCATAGAGCTCAAACAGATAAGTATCTGCACACACCAGCTCTAACACCGGAGGGGTGTCACAGAAGAAATGATCGATACCATTAGGTCCACAGAAGGGAAAATTAAATATCCATATGGTTTGTATTATTGCTACCATAAGTCCCAAGCACCAGGAGCCACCAGCCAGGGAGATAAACATATGTCGGTTCATAAGTATTGGGTAGCGCAGTGGGTTACAGATAGCTAGATAGCGGTCATAAGACATTGCACCCAACAGAAAACATTCACCAGCCCCAAAGACAAGAAAGAAGAACATCTGGACAAAGCACCCAGCAAAGGAAATACTCTTATTCTCAGTCGAGAGAATGACAAGTATTTTAGGGACTGTGACGGTATTAAAGCAAATCTCTAGAAAGGACAGATTCCTGAGAAAAAAATACATTGGTGTTTGGAGAATGTGATCCACTGTGGTGACCAGAATAATGAGGACATTTCCCATTAGGATTATCAGGTAAATTATTaagaataacaaaaataatagaaACTGCAGTTCAGGAAGTTTAGAAAATCCTAAGAGAAGAAACTCAGTCACCGAAGAGTGatttcctcttcccatttctgCAGTGGGCTTTGGGTAGAGCATGAAGAGGAATTTGGTGTCTTCTTTCCAAATACTTTAGTTTTGTTTCTCCTCACGGCTTCTGAAATGCCAAGACGAGTGGTATCCCACTTACATATGTTTGGTGCGTATTACCTGTTGGG
This portion of the Ornithorhynchus anatinus isolate Pmale09 chromosome 3, mOrnAna1.pri.v4, whole genome shotgun sequence genome encodes:
- the LOC100083516 gene encoding olfactory receptor 10A3-like; translation: MGRGNHSSVTEFLLLGFSKLPELQFLLFLLFLIIYLIILMGNVLIILVTTVDHILQTPMYFFLRNLSFLEICFNTVTVPKILVILSTENKSISFAGCFVQMFFFLVFGAGECFLLGAMSYDRYLAICNPLRYPILMNRHMFISLAGGSWCLGLMVAIIQTIWIFNFPFCGPNGIDHFFCDTPPVLELVCADTYLFELYALMGTILVIMVPFFLILLSYVHIISTILKMSSAEGRKKAFSTCSSHLTVVTLFYGAAILTYLRPKTGYSAESKKLLTLSYILLTPLLNPLIYSLRNSEVKEALRRTLCQKTLTSSSKEILS
- the LOC100082233 gene encoding olfactory receptor 5L2-like, whose translation is MEKGNCTMVTEFILLGFSDHPELQLFFFLLFLVMYGITVVWNLGIIVLIKISSQLHTPMYFFLSHLSFVDLCYSTTIVPKMLTNIVTQSHTISYPGCLVQFYLFCTCVVTEVILLALMAYDRFVAICYPLQYMVTMSPNLCIQLVTGSYICGMVCSTIHTCLALKVSSFQSKNVNHFFCDLPPLLSLSCSEVSLNKLLLLTVASFNEIGTILIIFISYGFILITILRIHSAEGRRRAFSTCASHFTAIAVFHGTILFIYCQPGTGKNMDIDKVAAVFYTVVIPMLNPLIYSLRNKDVKHALRKWIGPKILS